From the genome of Anopheles merus strain MAF chromosome X, AmerM5.1, whole genome shotgun sequence, one region includes:
- the LOC121589986 gene encoding uncharacterized protein LOC121589986 isoform X3, with product MMSPTVKRLERPPPPPTPPKPERHPQQQQQQHGADPGMPAVPSETPDEEQVVMTPLGKTNTSTVLLIERKLIQSVGERTHVAGGDHRGIIINKTAEEQSNRQREPAQLSLEFRVFLVSANSGQHSQESRRIKFWFRPWLTSENVQAQVAQDFFRELVSPKEFPRDYVGFIKKIMKLLQKGYNEIQAVEIELRILEQTSAPPSRPLSFEDEQFEVVPLTPEKILELIEQAYPNPIAPEDLAKDHGWEEEEVLAIMLVLKERGLIKSMEYNAFTRIHHDDQAIKIVKQMPTIASNKQPTIAIITAQYCEKLAVDAMLENKETFVRYTTVGTATSDRPTNDDTAERHRHRRKNRFGESNVYTLGNIGAHRIVSTKLPSVGSTREAMTAAGNTTTRLLGTFQKVDYVFIVGVAGGIPHYTDYRRHVRLGDVVIAAAAQEPALTNGNGPKPYCYVYSGGQSEVKRYYPADDGLQAIGRTLVQNDDGKKPWLQYVQEGLQQLSGRGGHAEHDFARPAPNTDKLYMNIGNKNVIEVAHPIAQPSGEGDGGDDTDASGGGPVPHQTRLHAGPIGSGYELVRSDSARTEYAQAYQLLATDSEMNSVLDSIVGNCRDSFILVKGIADYKDGTTSRKWQNYASLAAAAVMKTIVCAMDAPTNV from the exons ATGATGTCCCCGACGGTGAAGCGGTTGGAGCGACCTCCACCGCCACCGACACCCCCGAAACCGGAGCGACAtcctcaacagcagcagcagcagcacggtgcCGACCCGGGCATGCCAGCAGTTCCTTCCGAAACGCCCGACGAGGAGCAGGTCGTGATGACACCGCTGGGCAAGACGAACACCTCCACGGTGCTGCTGATCGAGCGGAAGCTCATCCAGTCGGTCGGCGAACGGACACACGTGGCCGGTGGTGACCATCggggcatcatcatcaacaaaaCGGCTGAAG AACAATCGAACCGACAGCGCGAACCGGCCCAGCTCAGTCTCGAGTTTCGCGTCTTCCTGGTCAGCGCCAACAGTGGCCAGCACTCGCAGGAATCTCGCCGCATCAAGTTCTGGTTCCGGCCGTGGCTGACGTCGGAGAACGTGCAGGCGCAGGTAGCGCAGGACTTCTTCCGCGAGCTCGTCAGCCCGAAAGAGTTCCCGAGGG ACTACGTCGGCTTTATCAAGAAGATCATGAAGCTGCTCCAGAAGGGCTACAACGAAATACAGGCCGTCGAGATCGAGCTGCGAATATTGGAGCAAACGTCCGCACCACCATCGAGACCTT TGTCGTTCGAGGACGAACAGTTCGAGGTGGTGCCGCTGACGCCGGAGAAAATACTGGAACTGATCGAGCAGGCCTACCCGAACCCCATCGCACCGGAGGACCTAGCAAA gGACCACGGatgggaggaggaggaggtgctCGCCATCATGCTGGTGCTGAAGGAGCGCGGCCTGATTAAATCGATGGAGTACAACGCGTTCACCCGCATTCACCATGACGACCAGGCCATCAAAATCGTCAAGCAGATGCCGACGATCGCGTCGAACAAGCAGCCCACCATTGCCATCATCACCGCGCAGTACTGCGAGAAGCTCGCGGTGGACGCCATGCTCGAGAACAAGGAAACGTTCGTGCGGTACACCACCGTAG GAACAGCCACTTCCGATAGGCCCACTAACGACGACACAGCGGAACGACACCGACACAGAAGAAAGAATCGGTTCG GCGAATCGAACGTGTACACGCTCGGCAACATTGGGGCACACCGGATCGTCAGCACGAAGCTCCCGTCGGTCGGCAGCACGCGCGAAGCGATGACGGCGGCCGGCAACACGACGACCCGGCTGCTCGGCACCTTCCAGAAGGTGGACTACGTGTTCATCGTCGGTGTGGCGGGCGGCATCCCGCACTACACCGACTACCGGCGGCACGTCCGGCTCGGCGACGTGGTGATTGCGGCCGCCGCCCAAGAGCCGGCCCTCACCAACGGCAACGGGCCGAAACCGTACTGCTACGTGTACAGCGGCGGCCAGAGCGAGGTGAAGCGCTACTACCCGGCGGACGATGGGCTGCAGGCGATCGGGCGCACGCTCGTGCAGAACGACGACGGCAAAAAACCGTGGCTGCAGTACGTGCAGGAGGGCCTGCAGCAGCTGAGCGGGCGGGGCGGTCACGCCGAGCATGACTTTGCCCGGCCGGCCCCCAACACGGACAAGCTGTACATGAACATCGGCAACAAGAACGTGATCGAGGTGGCGCACCCGATCGCCCAGCCGAGCGGGGAGGGCGACGGGGGCGACGATACGGACGCGAGCGGCGGCGGGCCGGTACCGCACCAGACCCGGCTGCACGCCGGCCCGATCGGCTCCGGCTACGAGCTGGTCCGGTCGGACAGTGCGCGCACCGAGTACGCCCAGGCGTACCAGCTGCTCGCGACCGACAGCGAGATGAACTCGGTGCTGGACAGCATCGTCGGCAACTGCCGGGACAGCTTCATCCTGGTGAAGGGCATCGCGGACTACAAGGACGGCACGACGTCGCGCAAATGGCAAAACTATGCGTCGCTCGCGGCCGCCGCCGTCATGAAAACGATCGTGTGCGCGATGGACGCCCCGACGAACgtgtaa
- the LOC121589986 gene encoding uncharacterized protein LOC121589986 isoform X2: MMSPTVKRLERPPPPPTPPKPERHPQQQQQQHGADPGMPAVPSETPDEEQVVMTPLGKTNTSTVLLIERKLIQSVGERTHVAGGDHRGIIINKTAEEQSNRQREPAQLSLEFRVFLVSANSGQHSQESRRIKFWFRPWLTSENVQAQVAQDFFRELVSPKEFPRDYVGFIKKIMKLLQKGYNEIQAVEIELRILEQTSAPPSRPSRPGHVIVCYGNCHKLDRNNNKPGPDLDGDDGGGGGGSSSGSIHVTPISQRKQKDERDDLKVSFEDEQFEVVPLTPEKILELIEQAYPNPIAPEDLAKDHGWEEEEVLAIMLVLKERGLIKSMEYNAFTRIHHDDQAIKIVKQMPTIASNKQPTIAIITAQYCEKLAVDAMLENKETFVRYTTVGESNVYTLGNIGAHRIVSTKLPSVGSTREAMTAAGNTTTRLLGTFQKVDYVFIVGVAGGIPHYTDYRRHVRLGDVVIAAAAQEPALTNGNGPKPYCYVYSGGQSEVKRYYPADDGLQAIGRTLVQNDDGKKPWLQYVQEGLQQLSGRGGHAEHDFARPAPNTDKLYMNIGNKNVIEVAHPIAQPSGEGDGGDDTDASGGGPVPHQTRLHAGPIGSGYELVRSDSARTEYAQAYQLLATDSEMNSVLDSIVGNCRDSFILVKGIADYKDGTTSRKWQNYASLAAAAVMKTIVCAMDAPTNV; encoded by the exons ATGATGTCCCCGACGGTGAAGCGGTTGGAGCGACCTCCACCGCCACCGACACCCCCGAAACCGGAGCGACAtcctcaacagcagcagcagcagcacggtgcCGACCCGGGCATGCCAGCAGTTCCTTCCGAAACGCCCGACGAGGAGCAGGTCGTGATGACACCGCTGGGCAAGACGAACACCTCCACGGTGCTGCTGATCGAGCGGAAGCTCATCCAGTCGGTCGGCGAACGGACACACGTGGCCGGTGGTGACCATCggggcatcatcatcaacaaaaCGGCTGAAG AACAATCGAACCGACAGCGCGAACCGGCCCAGCTCAGTCTCGAGTTTCGCGTCTTCCTGGTCAGCGCCAACAGTGGCCAGCACTCGCAGGAATCTCGCCGCATCAAGTTCTGGTTCCGGCCGTGGCTGACGTCGGAGAACGTGCAGGCGCAGGTAGCGCAGGACTTCTTCCGCGAGCTCGTCAGCCCGAAAGAGTTCCCGAGGG ACTACGTCGGCTTTATCAAGAAGATCATGAAGCTGCTCCAGAAGGGCTACAACGAAATACAGGCCGTCGAGATCGAGCTGCGAATATTGGAGCAAACGTCCGCACCACCATCGAGACCTT CACGCCCCGGGCACGTGATCGTTTGCTACGGCAACTGTCACAAGCTCGAccgaaacaataacaaaccCGGCCCGGACCTGGACGGCgatgacggtggtggtggtggtggcagtagTAGCGGCAGCATTCATGTTACACCCATCAGCCAGCGCAAACAGAAGGACGAGCGGGACGACCTAAAAG TGTCGTTCGAGGACGAACAGTTCGAGGTGGTGCCGCTGACGCCGGAGAAAATACTGGAACTGATCGAGCAGGCCTACCCGAACCCCATCGCACCGGAGGACCTAGCAAA gGACCACGGatgggaggaggaggaggtgctCGCCATCATGCTGGTGCTGAAGGAGCGCGGCCTGATTAAATCGATGGAGTACAACGCGTTCACCCGCATTCACCATGACGACCAGGCCATCAAAATCGTCAAGCAGATGCCGACGATCGCGTCGAACAAGCAGCCCACCATTGCCATCATCACCGCGCAGTACTGCGAGAAGCTCGCGGTGGACGCCATGCTCGAGAACAAGGAAACGTTCGTGCGGTACACCACCGTAG GCGAATCGAACGTGTACACGCTCGGCAACATTGGGGCACACCGGATCGTCAGCACGAAGCTCCCGTCGGTCGGCAGCACGCGCGAAGCGATGACGGCGGCCGGCAACACGACGACCCGGCTGCTCGGCACCTTCCAGAAGGTGGACTACGTGTTCATCGTCGGTGTGGCGGGCGGCATCCCGCACTACACCGACTACCGGCGGCACGTCCGGCTCGGCGACGTGGTGATTGCGGCCGCCGCCCAAGAGCCGGCCCTCACCAACGGCAACGGGCCGAAACCGTACTGCTACGTGTACAGCGGCGGCCAGAGCGAGGTGAAGCGCTACTACCCGGCGGACGATGGGCTGCAGGCGATCGGGCGCACGCTCGTGCAGAACGACGACGGCAAAAAACCGTGGCTGCAGTACGTGCAGGAGGGCCTGCAGCAGCTGAGCGGGCGGGGCGGTCACGCCGAGCATGACTTTGCCCGGCCGGCCCCCAACACGGACAAGCTGTACATGAACATCGGCAACAAGAACGTGATCGAGGTGGCGCACCCGATCGCCCAGCCGAGCGGGGAGGGCGACGGGGGCGACGATACGGACGCGAGCGGCGGCGGGCCGGTACCGCACCAGACCCGGCTGCACGCCGGCCCGATCGGCTCCGGCTACGAGCTGGTCCGGTCGGACAGTGCGCGCACCGAGTACGCCCAGGCGTACCAGCTGCTCGCGACCGACAGCGAGATGAACTCGGTGCTGGACAGCATCGTCGGCAACTGCCGGGACAGCTTCATCCTGGTGAAGGGCATCGCGGACTACAAGGACGGCACGACGTCGCGCAAATGGCAAAACTATGCGTCGCTCGCGGCCGCCGCCGTCATGAAAACGATCGTGTGCGCGATGGACGCCCCGACGAACgtgtaa
- the LOC121589986 gene encoding uncharacterized protein LOC121589986 isoform X4 has translation MMSPTVKRLERPPPPPTPPKPERHPQQQQQQHGADPGMPAVPSETPDEEQVVMTPLGKTNTSTVLLIERKLIQSVGERTHVAGGDHRGIIINKTAEEQSNRQREPAQLSLEFRVFLVSANSGQHSQESRRIKFWFRPWLTSENVQAQVAQDFFRELVSPKEFPRDYVGFIKKIMKLLQKGYNEIQAVEIELRILEQTSAPPSRPLSFEDEQFEVVPLTPEKILELIEQAYPNPIAPEDLAKDHGWEEEEVLAIMLVLKERGLIKSMEYNAFTRIHHDDQAIKIVKQMPTIASNKQPTIAIITAQYCEKLAVDAMLENKETFVRYTTVGESNVYTLGNIGAHRIVSTKLPSVGSTREAMTAAGNTTTRLLGTFQKVDYVFIVGVAGGIPHYTDYRRHVRLGDVVIAAAAQEPALTNGNGPKPYCYVYSGGQSEVKRYYPADDGLQAIGRTLVQNDDGKKPWLQYVQEGLQQLSGRGGHAEHDFARPAPNTDKLYMNIGNKNVIEVAHPIAQPSGEGDGGDDTDASGGGPVPHQTRLHAGPIGSGYELVRSDSARTEYAQAYQLLATDSEMNSVLDSIVGNCRDSFILVKGIADYKDGTTSRKWQNYASLAAAAVMKTIVCAMDAPTNV, from the exons ATGATGTCCCCGACGGTGAAGCGGTTGGAGCGACCTCCACCGCCACCGACACCCCCGAAACCGGAGCGACAtcctcaacagcagcagcagcagcacggtgcCGACCCGGGCATGCCAGCAGTTCCTTCCGAAACGCCCGACGAGGAGCAGGTCGTGATGACACCGCTGGGCAAGACGAACACCTCCACGGTGCTGCTGATCGAGCGGAAGCTCATCCAGTCGGTCGGCGAACGGACACACGTGGCCGGTGGTGACCATCggggcatcatcatcaacaaaaCGGCTGAAG AACAATCGAACCGACAGCGCGAACCGGCCCAGCTCAGTCTCGAGTTTCGCGTCTTCCTGGTCAGCGCCAACAGTGGCCAGCACTCGCAGGAATCTCGCCGCATCAAGTTCTGGTTCCGGCCGTGGCTGACGTCGGAGAACGTGCAGGCGCAGGTAGCGCAGGACTTCTTCCGCGAGCTCGTCAGCCCGAAAGAGTTCCCGAGGG ACTACGTCGGCTTTATCAAGAAGATCATGAAGCTGCTCCAGAAGGGCTACAACGAAATACAGGCCGTCGAGATCGAGCTGCGAATATTGGAGCAAACGTCCGCACCACCATCGAGACCTT TGTCGTTCGAGGACGAACAGTTCGAGGTGGTGCCGCTGACGCCGGAGAAAATACTGGAACTGATCGAGCAGGCCTACCCGAACCCCATCGCACCGGAGGACCTAGCAAA gGACCACGGatgggaggaggaggaggtgctCGCCATCATGCTGGTGCTGAAGGAGCGCGGCCTGATTAAATCGATGGAGTACAACGCGTTCACCCGCATTCACCATGACGACCAGGCCATCAAAATCGTCAAGCAGATGCCGACGATCGCGTCGAACAAGCAGCCCACCATTGCCATCATCACCGCGCAGTACTGCGAGAAGCTCGCGGTGGACGCCATGCTCGAGAACAAGGAAACGTTCGTGCGGTACACCACCGTAG GCGAATCGAACGTGTACACGCTCGGCAACATTGGGGCACACCGGATCGTCAGCACGAAGCTCCCGTCGGTCGGCAGCACGCGCGAAGCGATGACGGCGGCCGGCAACACGACGACCCGGCTGCTCGGCACCTTCCAGAAGGTGGACTACGTGTTCATCGTCGGTGTGGCGGGCGGCATCCCGCACTACACCGACTACCGGCGGCACGTCCGGCTCGGCGACGTGGTGATTGCGGCCGCCGCCCAAGAGCCGGCCCTCACCAACGGCAACGGGCCGAAACCGTACTGCTACGTGTACAGCGGCGGCCAGAGCGAGGTGAAGCGCTACTACCCGGCGGACGATGGGCTGCAGGCGATCGGGCGCACGCTCGTGCAGAACGACGACGGCAAAAAACCGTGGCTGCAGTACGTGCAGGAGGGCCTGCAGCAGCTGAGCGGGCGGGGCGGTCACGCCGAGCATGACTTTGCCCGGCCGGCCCCCAACACGGACAAGCTGTACATGAACATCGGCAACAAGAACGTGATCGAGGTGGCGCACCCGATCGCCCAGCCGAGCGGGGAGGGCGACGGGGGCGACGATACGGACGCGAGCGGCGGCGGGCCGGTACCGCACCAGACCCGGCTGCACGCCGGCCCGATCGGCTCCGGCTACGAGCTGGTCCGGTCGGACAGTGCGCGCACCGAGTACGCCCAGGCGTACCAGCTGCTCGCGACCGACAGCGAGATGAACTCGGTGCTGGACAGCATCGTCGGCAACTGCCGGGACAGCTTCATCCTGGTGAAGGGCATCGCGGACTACAAGGACGGCACGACGTCGCGCAAATGGCAAAACTATGCGTCGCTCGCGGCCGCCGCCGTCATGAAAACGATCGTGTGCGCGATGGACGCCCCGACGAACgtgtaa
- the LOC121589986 gene encoding uncharacterized protein LOC121589986 isoform X1, with protein sequence MMSPTVKRLERPPPPPTPPKPERHPQQQQQQHGADPGMPAVPSETPDEEQVVMTPLGKTNTSTVLLIERKLIQSVGERTHVAGGDHRGIIINKTAEEQSNRQREPAQLSLEFRVFLVSANSGQHSQESRRIKFWFRPWLTSENVQAQVAQDFFRELVSPKEFPRDYVGFIKKIMKLLQKGYNEIQAVEIELRILEQTSAPPSRPSRPGHVIVCYGNCHKLDRNNNKPGPDLDGDDGGGGGGSSSGSIHVTPISQRKQKDERDDLKVSFEDEQFEVVPLTPEKILELIEQAYPNPIAPEDLAKDHGWEEEEVLAIMLVLKERGLIKSMEYNAFTRIHHDDQAIKIVKQMPTIASNKQPTIAIITAQYCEKLAVDAMLENKETFVRYTTVGTATSDRPTNDDTAERHRHRRKNRFGESNVYTLGNIGAHRIVSTKLPSVGSTREAMTAAGNTTTRLLGTFQKVDYVFIVGVAGGIPHYTDYRRHVRLGDVVIAAAAQEPALTNGNGPKPYCYVYSGGQSEVKRYYPADDGLQAIGRTLVQNDDGKKPWLQYVQEGLQQLSGRGGHAEHDFARPAPNTDKLYMNIGNKNVIEVAHPIAQPSGEGDGGDDTDASGGGPVPHQTRLHAGPIGSGYELVRSDSARTEYAQAYQLLATDSEMNSVLDSIVGNCRDSFILVKGIADYKDGTTSRKWQNYASLAAAAVMKTIVCAMDAPTNV encoded by the exons ATGATGTCCCCGACGGTGAAGCGGTTGGAGCGACCTCCACCGCCACCGACACCCCCGAAACCGGAGCGACAtcctcaacagcagcagcagcagcacggtgcCGACCCGGGCATGCCAGCAGTTCCTTCCGAAACGCCCGACGAGGAGCAGGTCGTGATGACACCGCTGGGCAAGACGAACACCTCCACGGTGCTGCTGATCGAGCGGAAGCTCATCCAGTCGGTCGGCGAACGGACACACGTGGCCGGTGGTGACCATCggggcatcatcatcaacaaaaCGGCTGAAG AACAATCGAACCGACAGCGCGAACCGGCCCAGCTCAGTCTCGAGTTTCGCGTCTTCCTGGTCAGCGCCAACAGTGGCCAGCACTCGCAGGAATCTCGCCGCATCAAGTTCTGGTTCCGGCCGTGGCTGACGTCGGAGAACGTGCAGGCGCAGGTAGCGCAGGACTTCTTCCGCGAGCTCGTCAGCCCGAAAGAGTTCCCGAGGG ACTACGTCGGCTTTATCAAGAAGATCATGAAGCTGCTCCAGAAGGGCTACAACGAAATACAGGCCGTCGAGATCGAGCTGCGAATATTGGAGCAAACGTCCGCACCACCATCGAGACCTT CACGCCCCGGGCACGTGATCGTTTGCTACGGCAACTGTCACAAGCTCGAccgaaacaataacaaaccCGGCCCGGACCTGGACGGCgatgacggtggtggtggtggtggcagtagTAGCGGCAGCATTCATGTTACACCCATCAGCCAGCGCAAACAGAAGGACGAGCGGGACGACCTAAAAG TGTCGTTCGAGGACGAACAGTTCGAGGTGGTGCCGCTGACGCCGGAGAAAATACTGGAACTGATCGAGCAGGCCTACCCGAACCCCATCGCACCGGAGGACCTAGCAAA gGACCACGGatgggaggaggaggaggtgctCGCCATCATGCTGGTGCTGAAGGAGCGCGGCCTGATTAAATCGATGGAGTACAACGCGTTCACCCGCATTCACCATGACGACCAGGCCATCAAAATCGTCAAGCAGATGCCGACGATCGCGTCGAACAAGCAGCCCACCATTGCCATCATCACCGCGCAGTACTGCGAGAAGCTCGCGGTGGACGCCATGCTCGAGAACAAGGAAACGTTCGTGCGGTACACCACCGTAG GAACAGCCACTTCCGATAGGCCCACTAACGACGACACAGCGGAACGACACCGACACAGAAGAAAGAATCGGTTCG GCGAATCGAACGTGTACACGCTCGGCAACATTGGGGCACACCGGATCGTCAGCACGAAGCTCCCGTCGGTCGGCAGCACGCGCGAAGCGATGACGGCGGCCGGCAACACGACGACCCGGCTGCTCGGCACCTTCCAGAAGGTGGACTACGTGTTCATCGTCGGTGTGGCGGGCGGCATCCCGCACTACACCGACTACCGGCGGCACGTCCGGCTCGGCGACGTGGTGATTGCGGCCGCCGCCCAAGAGCCGGCCCTCACCAACGGCAACGGGCCGAAACCGTACTGCTACGTGTACAGCGGCGGCCAGAGCGAGGTGAAGCGCTACTACCCGGCGGACGATGGGCTGCAGGCGATCGGGCGCACGCTCGTGCAGAACGACGACGGCAAAAAACCGTGGCTGCAGTACGTGCAGGAGGGCCTGCAGCAGCTGAGCGGGCGGGGCGGTCACGCCGAGCATGACTTTGCCCGGCCGGCCCCCAACACGGACAAGCTGTACATGAACATCGGCAACAAGAACGTGATCGAGGTGGCGCACCCGATCGCCCAGCCGAGCGGGGAGGGCGACGGGGGCGACGATACGGACGCGAGCGGCGGCGGGCCGGTACCGCACCAGACCCGGCTGCACGCCGGCCCGATCGGCTCCGGCTACGAGCTGGTCCGGTCGGACAGTGCGCGCACCGAGTACGCCCAGGCGTACCAGCTGCTCGCGACCGACAGCGAGATGAACTCGGTGCTGGACAGCATCGTCGGCAACTGCCGGGACAGCTTCATCCTGGTGAAGGGCATCGCGGACTACAAGGACGGCACGACGTCGCGCAAATGGCAAAACTATGCGTCGCTCGCGGCCGCCGCCGTCATGAAAACGATCGTGTGCGCGATGGACGCCCCGACGAACgtgtaa